A region from the Ictalurus punctatus breed USDA103 chromosome 25, Coco_2.0, whole genome shotgun sequence genome encodes:
- the cep43 gene encoding FGFR1 oncogene partner isoform X14, translating into MSATEEDTELRDLLIQNLENNGVLNKIKAELRAAVFLALEEQDKVENKTPLVNENLKKCLSTKDGRLVASLITDFLQVFNLDFTLAVFQPEINTVNGLDTRESLSKELSFSESEGNKSTPLLLELIKRGRNKEKFSIFSEADRATHIPKEPSPRQISEAQRCFDSRRKDRSGGLVKEEVLGVFSELFPSFSRGMLERFVADELGAKDISNSVDFQEFSALFKQLYLQCRSVVASDVSVGVHPASKVTEEKISPPPTSKIPRYKGFRKASAAQEEPPGPQAGEPPSHCESPISQKSRAFVASDGFITSRNEPAALRRPLDLGLEDDDEEGDSFFDDPLPKPQKTYGCSLPSTDKPYTGQRLSEKSFSQKERLGSAKAAGITPPATTDTPPLTGAENNQKDPVSSKDGIKTCTHLEIDYSYLVYSESKVKGVQDLKTPKEKTGSPLPTGEELDYDDDFNSHNSKSELSISEEIEEASVEGPDLSDKLEEITQDVSVSQTSQAADYMEDVA; encoded by the exons ATGTCTGCTACGGAAGAAGACACGGAGCTAAGAGACCTTCTGATTCAAAATTTGGAAAATAATGGCGTTCTTAACAAGATTAAG GCTGAGCTTCGAGCTGCGGTATTTCTGGCTTTAGAGGAGCAAGATAAAGTGGAG AACAAAACTCCTCTTGTAAACGAGAATCTGAAAAAGTGTCTCAGCACTAAAGAtg GGCGCCTTGTGGCCAGTTTAATCACAGACTTTCTGCAAGTGTTCAATCTCGACTTCACCCTCGCAGTTTTTCAGCCAGAAATTAACACG GTAAATGGACTGGACACCCGTGAAAGTTTGTCCAAGGAGCTCAGCTTCTCTGAATCCGAGGGGAATAAGAGCACACCTCTGCTGCTTGAGTTAATTAAGAGAGGCAGAAACAAGGAGAAGTTCTCCATCTTCTCTGAG GCAGATCGGGCGACGCATATCCCCAAG GAACCGTCCCCTCGTCAGATTTCTGAAGCACAAAGATGTTTCGACAGCAGGCGCAAG GATAGGAGTGGTGGTTTGGTCAAAGAAGAAGTCCTTGGTGTTTTCTCAGAGCTTTTCCCCAGTTTTAGCAG AGGCATGCTAGAACGATTCGTGGCCGATGAACTCGGAGCCAAAGATATAAGTAATT ctGTAGACTTCCAGGAATTTTCGGCGCTGTTTAAACAACTTTATTTGCAGTGCAGAAGTGTG GTTGCCAGTGACGTAAGTGTTGGAGTTCACCCTGCGAGTAAGGTTACCGAGGAGAAGATCAGTCCACCGCCTACCAGCAAG ATACCCAGGTATAAGGGATTTAGAAAGGCCAGTGCAGCGCAGGAAGAGCCGCCTGGGCCTCAG GCTGGAGAACCCCCGAGTCACTGTGAGTCACCGATCTCCCAGAAGAGCAGAGCTTTTGTAGCCAGCGACGGGTTTATCACCAGCAGGAACGAACCCGCAGCTCTGAGGAGACCTCTAGACCTAGGCCTGGAGGACGACGACGAGGAAGGGGACTCGTTCTTCGACGATCCTCTCCCGAAACCTCAGAAGACCTACGGCTG TAGTTTGCCCTCCACAGATAAGCCATACACAGGGCAAAGACTTTCTGAAAAGAGCTTTAGTCAGAAAGA GAGACTAGGATCTGCAAAGGCAGCTGGGATAACTCCTCCAGCCACGACAGATACCCCACCATTAACTGGTGCAGAAAACAACCAAAAAGACCCTGTCTCCAGTAAAGACGGTATAAAAACGTGTACACACCTGGAAATCGACTACTCCTACCTCGTCTATAGTG AGTCTAAAGTAAAGGGCGTTCAGGATCTAAAAACACCGAAGGAGAAAACCGGATCCCCTCTGCCCA CAGGTGAAGAACTCGATTACGACGATGACTTCAACAG TCATAACTCAAAGAGCGAGCTGAGCATCAGTGAGGAGATCGAAGAGGCCTCCGTCGAGGGACCGGATCTGAGTGACAAG CTCGAAGAGATCACTCAAGACGTGAGCGTGTCCCAGACGAGCCAGGCTGCAGATTACATGGAAGACGTGGCGTGA
- the cep43 gene encoding FGFR1 oncogene partner isoform X15 translates to MSATEEDTELRDLLIQNLENNGVLNKIKAELRAAVFLALEEQDKVENKTPLVNENLKKCLSTKDGRLVASLITDFLQVFNLDFTLAVFQPEINTVNGLDTRESLSKELSFSESEGNKSTPLLLELIKRGRNKEKFSIFSEADRATHIPKEPSPRQISEAQRCFDSRRKDRSGGLVKEEVLGVFSELFPSFSRGMLERFVADELGAKDISNSVDFQEFSALFKQLYLQCRSVVASDVSVGVHPASKVTEEKISPPPTSKIPRYKGFRKASAAQEEPPGPQAGEPPSHCESPISQKSRAFVASDGFITSRNEPAALRRPLDLGLEDDDEEGDSFFDDPLPKPQKTYGCLPSTDKPYTGQRLSEKSFSQKERLGSAKAAGITPPATTDTPPLTGAENNQKDPVSSKDGIKTCTHLEIDYSYLVYSESKVKGVQDLKTPKEKTGSPLPTGEELDYDDDFNSHNSKSELSISEEIEEASVEGPDLSDKLEEITQDVSVSQTSQAADYMEDVA, encoded by the exons ATGTCTGCTACGGAAGAAGACACGGAGCTAAGAGACCTTCTGATTCAAAATTTGGAAAATAATGGCGTTCTTAACAAGATTAAG GCTGAGCTTCGAGCTGCGGTATTTCTGGCTTTAGAGGAGCAAGATAAAGTGGAG AACAAAACTCCTCTTGTAAACGAGAATCTGAAAAAGTGTCTCAGCACTAAAGAtg GGCGCCTTGTGGCCAGTTTAATCACAGACTTTCTGCAAGTGTTCAATCTCGACTTCACCCTCGCAGTTTTTCAGCCAGAAATTAACACG GTAAATGGACTGGACACCCGTGAAAGTTTGTCCAAGGAGCTCAGCTTCTCTGAATCCGAGGGGAATAAGAGCACACCTCTGCTGCTTGAGTTAATTAAGAGAGGCAGAAACAAGGAGAAGTTCTCCATCTTCTCTGAG GCAGATCGGGCGACGCATATCCCCAAG GAACCGTCCCCTCGTCAGATTTCTGAAGCACAAAGATGTTTCGACAGCAGGCGCAAG GATAGGAGTGGTGGTTTGGTCAAAGAAGAAGTCCTTGGTGTTTTCTCAGAGCTTTTCCCCAGTTTTAGCAG AGGCATGCTAGAACGATTCGTGGCCGATGAACTCGGAGCCAAAGATATAAGTAATT ctGTAGACTTCCAGGAATTTTCGGCGCTGTTTAAACAACTTTATTTGCAGTGCAGAAGTGTG GTTGCCAGTGACGTAAGTGTTGGAGTTCACCCTGCGAGTAAGGTTACCGAGGAGAAGATCAGTCCACCGCCTACCAGCAAG ATACCCAGGTATAAGGGATTTAGAAAGGCCAGTGCAGCGCAGGAAGAGCCGCCTGGGCCTCAG GCTGGAGAACCCCCGAGTCACTGTGAGTCACCGATCTCCCAGAAGAGCAGAGCTTTTGTAGCCAGCGACGGGTTTATCACCAGCAGGAACGAACCCGCAGCTCTGAGGAGACCTCTAGACCTAGGCCTGGAGGACGACGACGAGGAAGGGGACTCGTTCTTCGACGATCCTCTCCCGAAACCTCAGAAGACCTACGGCTG TTTGCCCTCCACAGATAAGCCATACACAGGGCAAAGACTTTCTGAAAAGAGCTTTAGTCAGAAAGA GAGACTAGGATCTGCAAAGGCAGCTGGGATAACTCCTCCAGCCACGACAGATACCCCACCATTAACTGGTGCAGAAAACAACCAAAAAGACCCTGTCTCCAGTAAAGACGGTATAAAAACGTGTACACACCTGGAAATCGACTACTCCTACCTCGTCTATAGTG AGTCTAAAGTAAAGGGCGTTCAGGATCTAAAAACACCGAAGGAGAAAACCGGATCCCCTCTGCCCA CAGGTGAAGAACTCGATTACGACGATGACTTCAACAG TCATAACTCAAAGAGCGAGCTGAGCATCAGTGAGGAGATCGAAGAGGCCTCCGTCGAGGGACCGGATCTGAGTGACAAG CTCGAAGAGATCACTCAAGACGTGAGCGTGTCCCAGACGAGCCAGGCTGCAGATTACATGGAAGACGTGGCGTGA
- the cep43 gene encoding FGFR1 oncogene partner isoform X1, which produces MSATEEDTELRDLLIQNLENNGVLNKIKAELRAAVFLALEEQDKVENKTPLVNENLKKCLSTKDGRLVASLITDFLQVFNLDFTLAVFQPEINTVNGLDTRESLSKELSFSESEGNKSTPLLLELIKRGRNKEKFSIFSEADRATHIPKEPSPRQISEAQRCFDSRRKDRSGGLVKEEVLGVFSELFPSFSRGMLERFVADELGAKDISNSVDFQEFSALFKQLYLQCRSVVASDVSVGVHPASKVTEEKISPPPTSKIPRYKGFRKASAAQEEPPGPQAGEPPSHCESPISQKSRAFVASDGFITSRNEPAALRRPLDLGLEDDDEEGDSFFDDPLPKPQKTYGWSQHPQREESLAGPSFSKMRRGTSLNDLSAIGSDTEGEGEDMFSDAENKPSTNSESRRLGSAKAAGITPPATTDTPPLTGAENNQKDPVSSKDGIKTCTHLEIDYSYLVYSESKVKGVQDLKTPKEKTGSPLPTGEELDYDDDFNSHNSKSELSISEEIEEASVEGPDLSDKLEEITQDVSVSQTSQAADYMEDVA; this is translated from the exons ATGTCTGCTACGGAAGAAGACACGGAGCTAAGAGACCTTCTGATTCAAAATTTGGAAAATAATGGCGTTCTTAACAAGATTAAG GCTGAGCTTCGAGCTGCGGTATTTCTGGCTTTAGAGGAGCAAGATAAAGTGGAG AACAAAACTCCTCTTGTAAACGAGAATCTGAAAAAGTGTCTCAGCACTAAAGAtg GGCGCCTTGTGGCCAGTTTAATCACAGACTTTCTGCAAGTGTTCAATCTCGACTTCACCCTCGCAGTTTTTCAGCCAGAAATTAACACG GTAAATGGACTGGACACCCGTGAAAGTTTGTCCAAGGAGCTCAGCTTCTCTGAATCCGAGGGGAATAAGAGCACACCTCTGCTGCTTGAGTTAATTAAGAGAGGCAGAAACAAGGAGAAGTTCTCCATCTTCTCTGAG GCAGATCGGGCGACGCATATCCCCAAG GAACCGTCCCCTCGTCAGATTTCTGAAGCACAAAGATGTTTCGACAGCAGGCGCAAG GATAGGAGTGGTGGTTTGGTCAAAGAAGAAGTCCTTGGTGTTTTCTCAGAGCTTTTCCCCAGTTTTAGCAG AGGCATGCTAGAACGATTCGTGGCCGATGAACTCGGAGCCAAAGATATAAGTAATT ctGTAGACTTCCAGGAATTTTCGGCGCTGTTTAAACAACTTTATTTGCAGTGCAGAAGTGTG GTTGCCAGTGACGTAAGTGTTGGAGTTCACCCTGCGAGTAAGGTTACCGAGGAGAAGATCAGTCCACCGCCTACCAGCAAG ATACCCAGGTATAAGGGATTTAGAAAGGCCAGTGCAGCGCAGGAAGAGCCGCCTGGGCCTCAG GCTGGAGAACCCCCGAGTCACTGTGAGTCACCGATCTCCCAGAAGAGCAGAGCTTTTGTAGCCAGCGACGGGTTTATCACCAGCAGGAACGAACCCGCAGCTCTGAGGAGACCTCTAGACCTAGGCCTGGAGGACGACGACGAGGAAGGGGACTCGTTCTTCGACGATCCTCTCCCGAAACCTCAGAAGACCTACGGCTG GAGTCAGCACCCGCAGAGGGAGGAGAGCCTGGCAGGGCCGTCCTTTTCCAAAATGAGGAGGGGTACTAGCCTCAATGA TCTGTCTGCTATAGGCAGTGACACTGAGGGTGAAGGAGAGGACATGTTCTCAGATGCTGAGAACAAGCCCAGCACTAACTCTGAGTCCAG GAGACTAGGATCTGCAAAGGCAGCTGGGATAACTCCTCCAGCCACGACAGATACCCCACCATTAACTGGTGCAGAAAACAACCAAAAAGACCCTGTCTCCAGTAAAGACGGTATAAAAACGTGTACACACCTGGAAATCGACTACTCCTACCTCGTCTATAGTG AGTCTAAAGTAAAGGGCGTTCAGGATCTAAAAACACCGAAGGAGAAAACCGGATCCCCTCTGCCCA CAGGTGAAGAACTCGATTACGACGATGACTTCAACAG TCATAACTCAAAGAGCGAGCTGAGCATCAGTGAGGAGATCGAAGAGGCCTCCGTCGAGGGACCGGATCTGAGTGACAAG CTCGAAGAGATCACTCAAGACGTGAGCGTGTCCCAGACGAGCCAGGCTGCAGATTACATGGAAGACGTGGCGTGA
- the cep43 gene encoding FGFR1 oncogene partner isoform X10 — protein MSATEEDTELRDLLIQNLENNGVLNKIKAELRAAVFLALEEQDKVENKTPLVNENLKKCLSTKDGRLVASLITDFLQVFNLDFTLAVFQPEINTVNGLDTRESLSKELSFSESEGNKSTPLLLELIKRGRNKEKFSIFSEADRATHIPKEPSPRQISEAQRCFDSRRKDRSGGLVKEEVLGVFSELFPSFSRGMLERFVADELGAKDISNSVDFQEFSALFKQLYLQCRSVVASDVSVGVHPASKVTEEKISPPPTSKIPRYKGFRKASAAQEEPPGPQAGEPPSHCESPISQKSRAFVASDGFITSRNEPAALRRPLDLGLEDDDEEGDSFFDDPLPKPQKTYGCSLPSTDKPYTGQRLSEKSFSQKDLSAIGSDTEGEGEDMFSDAENKPSTNSESRRLGSAKAAGITPPATTDTPPLTGAENNQKDPVSSKDESKVKGVQDLKTPKEKTGSPLPSEELDYDDDFNSHNSKSELSISEEIEEASVEGPDLSDKLEEITQDVSVSQTSQAADYMEDVA, from the exons ATGTCTGCTACGGAAGAAGACACGGAGCTAAGAGACCTTCTGATTCAAAATTTGGAAAATAATGGCGTTCTTAACAAGATTAAG GCTGAGCTTCGAGCTGCGGTATTTCTGGCTTTAGAGGAGCAAGATAAAGTGGAG AACAAAACTCCTCTTGTAAACGAGAATCTGAAAAAGTGTCTCAGCACTAAAGAtg GGCGCCTTGTGGCCAGTTTAATCACAGACTTTCTGCAAGTGTTCAATCTCGACTTCACCCTCGCAGTTTTTCAGCCAGAAATTAACACG GTAAATGGACTGGACACCCGTGAAAGTTTGTCCAAGGAGCTCAGCTTCTCTGAATCCGAGGGGAATAAGAGCACACCTCTGCTGCTTGAGTTAATTAAGAGAGGCAGAAACAAGGAGAAGTTCTCCATCTTCTCTGAG GCAGATCGGGCGACGCATATCCCCAAG GAACCGTCCCCTCGTCAGATTTCTGAAGCACAAAGATGTTTCGACAGCAGGCGCAAG GATAGGAGTGGTGGTTTGGTCAAAGAAGAAGTCCTTGGTGTTTTCTCAGAGCTTTTCCCCAGTTTTAGCAG AGGCATGCTAGAACGATTCGTGGCCGATGAACTCGGAGCCAAAGATATAAGTAATT ctGTAGACTTCCAGGAATTTTCGGCGCTGTTTAAACAACTTTATTTGCAGTGCAGAAGTGTG GTTGCCAGTGACGTAAGTGTTGGAGTTCACCCTGCGAGTAAGGTTACCGAGGAGAAGATCAGTCCACCGCCTACCAGCAAG ATACCCAGGTATAAGGGATTTAGAAAGGCCAGTGCAGCGCAGGAAGAGCCGCCTGGGCCTCAG GCTGGAGAACCCCCGAGTCACTGTGAGTCACCGATCTCCCAGAAGAGCAGAGCTTTTGTAGCCAGCGACGGGTTTATCACCAGCAGGAACGAACCCGCAGCTCTGAGGAGACCTCTAGACCTAGGCCTGGAGGACGACGACGAGGAAGGGGACTCGTTCTTCGACGATCCTCTCCCGAAACCTCAGAAGACCTACGGCTG TAGTTTGCCCTCCACAGATAAGCCATACACAGGGCAAAGACTTTCTGAAAAGAGCTTTAGTCAGAAAGA TCTGTCTGCTATAGGCAGTGACACTGAGGGTGAAGGAGAGGACATGTTCTCAGATGCTGAGAACAAGCCCAGCACTAACTCTGAGTCCAG GAGACTAGGATCTGCAAAGGCAGCTGGGATAACTCCTCCAGCCACGACAGATACCCCACCATTAACTGGTGCAGAAAACAACCAAAAAGACCCTGTCTCCAGTAAAGACG AGTCTAAAGTAAAGGGCGTTCAGGATCTAAAAACACCGAAGGAGAAAACCGGATCCCCTCTGCCCA GTGAAGAACTCGATTACGACGATGACTTCAACAG TCATAACTCAAAGAGCGAGCTGAGCATCAGTGAGGAGATCGAAGAGGCCTCCGTCGAGGGACCGGATCTGAGTGACAAG CTCGAAGAGATCACTCAAGACGTGAGCGTGTCCCAGACGAGCCAGGCTGCAGATTACATGGAAGACGTGGCGTGA
- the cep43 gene encoding FGFR1 oncogene partner isoform X19, with product MSATEEDTELRDLLIQNLENNGVLNKIKAELRAAVFLALEEQDKVENKTPLVNENLKKCLSTKDGRLVASLITDFLQVFNLDFTLAVFQPEINTVNGLDTRESLSKELSFSESEGNKSTPLLLELIKRGRNKEKFSIFSEADRATHIPKEPSPRQISEAQRCFDSRRKDRSGGLVKEEVLGVFSELFPSFSRGMLERFVADELGAKDISNSVDFQEFSALFKQLYLQCRSVVASDVSVGVHPASKVTEEKISPPPTSKIPRYKGFRKASAAQEEPPGPQAGEPPSHCESPISQKSRAFVASDGFITSRNEPAALRRPLDLGLEDDDEEGDSFFDDPLPKPQKTYGCSLPSTDKPYTGQRLSEKSFSQKERLGSAKAAGITPPATTDTPPLTGAENNQKDPVSSKDESKVKGVQDLKTPKEKTGSPLPTGEELDYDDDFNSHNSKSELSISEEIEEASVEGPDLSDKLEEITQDVSVSQTSQAADYMEDVA from the exons ATGTCTGCTACGGAAGAAGACACGGAGCTAAGAGACCTTCTGATTCAAAATTTGGAAAATAATGGCGTTCTTAACAAGATTAAG GCTGAGCTTCGAGCTGCGGTATTTCTGGCTTTAGAGGAGCAAGATAAAGTGGAG AACAAAACTCCTCTTGTAAACGAGAATCTGAAAAAGTGTCTCAGCACTAAAGAtg GGCGCCTTGTGGCCAGTTTAATCACAGACTTTCTGCAAGTGTTCAATCTCGACTTCACCCTCGCAGTTTTTCAGCCAGAAATTAACACG GTAAATGGACTGGACACCCGTGAAAGTTTGTCCAAGGAGCTCAGCTTCTCTGAATCCGAGGGGAATAAGAGCACACCTCTGCTGCTTGAGTTAATTAAGAGAGGCAGAAACAAGGAGAAGTTCTCCATCTTCTCTGAG GCAGATCGGGCGACGCATATCCCCAAG GAACCGTCCCCTCGTCAGATTTCTGAAGCACAAAGATGTTTCGACAGCAGGCGCAAG GATAGGAGTGGTGGTTTGGTCAAAGAAGAAGTCCTTGGTGTTTTCTCAGAGCTTTTCCCCAGTTTTAGCAG AGGCATGCTAGAACGATTCGTGGCCGATGAACTCGGAGCCAAAGATATAAGTAATT ctGTAGACTTCCAGGAATTTTCGGCGCTGTTTAAACAACTTTATTTGCAGTGCAGAAGTGTG GTTGCCAGTGACGTAAGTGTTGGAGTTCACCCTGCGAGTAAGGTTACCGAGGAGAAGATCAGTCCACCGCCTACCAGCAAG ATACCCAGGTATAAGGGATTTAGAAAGGCCAGTGCAGCGCAGGAAGAGCCGCCTGGGCCTCAG GCTGGAGAACCCCCGAGTCACTGTGAGTCACCGATCTCCCAGAAGAGCAGAGCTTTTGTAGCCAGCGACGGGTTTATCACCAGCAGGAACGAACCCGCAGCTCTGAGGAGACCTCTAGACCTAGGCCTGGAGGACGACGACGAGGAAGGGGACTCGTTCTTCGACGATCCTCTCCCGAAACCTCAGAAGACCTACGGCTG TAGTTTGCCCTCCACAGATAAGCCATACACAGGGCAAAGACTTTCTGAAAAGAGCTTTAGTCAGAAAGA GAGACTAGGATCTGCAAAGGCAGCTGGGATAACTCCTCCAGCCACGACAGATACCCCACCATTAACTGGTGCAGAAAACAACCAAAAAGACCCTGTCTCCAGTAAAGACG AGTCTAAAGTAAAGGGCGTTCAGGATCTAAAAACACCGAAGGAGAAAACCGGATCCCCTCTGCCCA CAGGTGAAGAACTCGATTACGACGATGACTTCAACAG TCATAACTCAAAGAGCGAGCTGAGCATCAGTGAGGAGATCGAAGAGGCCTCCGTCGAGGGACCGGATCTGAGTGACAAG CTCGAAGAGATCACTCAAGACGTGAGCGTGTCCCAGACGAGCCAGGCTGCAGATTACATGGAAGACGTGGCGTGA